The genomic segment CTTGGCACCCAAAAAAGTTTTCCCACAGTTTCACTTCTTTCATTTCACCACTCATCCTTTACACCTGTCCAGTTTTTAAAAGTCTCTTTCATAttctctaaaaaaacaaaccccaaaacaaacctTCTTATCTTTGAACTGTAAAGCAGATAGATGTGTAAGTGTGCGTGCATGTCCTTTTGTGCTTCTATGTGTGTGCATTGCGTAAATGTTATGGGTACGTGTAGGTTTTTTCTTGACTCCAATATACATTCTTAACAATTTACAAAAATAGAATCGTTATCCAGAGAGCAGCTCCCTCACCGATGCGTCCACGTGGCCTGGAGGACAGATTTTAAGCGACGGCCTGCAACAAATGATATTCAGCAGTCAGTTTAAAGACTTGACATCTATCCTCctcatattcagtttttttttaaatcacttaaaTATGACAAATCTTACCGTGTGACCTAGCTCTTGGCTCCCTTCTTTGTAGAAGTTGGCACAACATCTGCGCTTCTCTGAGCTGATAGCTGGTCGGGGACAGATGGCTCCTCTGCTTGttgtttctgatgtttttaaCAAATAAGTATTAAAAATGATAAAGAAGAATTCATGCCTTTGCAGTATTACAGGCTGAAATCAACATCAGGCAAAGCAGTGTGAGGAGCGTGAGCAGCATGTCACATGCCACTATGTGTAGGCACCTGCAGAAATTAGAATTCAGTAACTGTTTCTGCTGTGAGACTTTGGCTCAGTTATAAGTGCACAGATCCAGTGTGTCAGAGACGTTGCTTATTCAGCCTAAATTAGGTCTTCATGCAGCAGACGATTTGCTTACTTTAGATTTTgactttgacttgctctttcccTGTAACAAAGTCGACACCTTGATTAGGCTCTACAACTCACACTGCTCCATTACGTAGTGAGCACAGACACAGTAACAGCTAGTAAGGAAACTTACAGGGGGCGCCATGTACCAATGAGAAATAAATGTGCTGCAATCATTCTTCTGAAGTGCAGGTTGGTCCTGTTTCTTATAGTAAAGTGTAACATATAAACACTTCTAAATGGTCATATAGATTTTTACCTTTGGTTTGTCTGTTTTAGATTTGCCTTTTACTGCATCTGGAAGCAGGGTATCAGACAGGGACTCCAGAACAGGACCAGCCATCGGCTAGAAAagcaagaataaataaataacagttaAAACTCAAGAAGATCATAAGAAAGCATTTTCTAGAAATGGTTTCAGGTACAAAGACGGTAGGACTAAAACAACTAAGTAAGGACCATTTTTTAACACTGTATCATGATTGACAGCATCAATCACAGCCTATTATGTGGCTCTCCCTGGTATGAGCTCATCGTTCCTTTGTCAGGATGAACAAGTAATCTATTGTGAAAGCAAAGATTAGGATTAAGGTCGTCAGCAACGATGAGTCAAACCTCACAGCGGGTTAATTAAGGTGAGACAGACACATGTCTCACACCTTGATGGAGTTTAGCTAATATTAGCTAGAAGGAGTAGAAATGGTAGGTTTGCCTGAGTTTTATTTCTCCACTACCTTCAGAGGAGCTGAGTCCAGCACAGGAGGTTCCAACTTTGTTGTGGCAGCACACGAGGTGACCAGTGCATCAGGCTTGGGAGCATCAGAGAAGTCACTGGACAGCATTTCCAAGGCTGTTGTGTCATCCATACTCTTCTGCAGAGTGGTAAAGAGGGAATGCTTTATTGTCATCTTTCACATATATcattaatgtttattttattttagaaatattatattatatgagGAACTGACCTCCTTGGGGATGGTGgcagcttttttctttgcttcttccattttctttaaaatgaaattcaTGAAGTTTAGACTCTCAATAAAGCAACAAATGCTATACTACACTTTATAAATGTCCCAGTGCTAAAATACAGCCTAGCACATTAAAAGACTTACAATAACTGATTAGTTTCAttaaagaataaatattttAGACCCCAGTCCTTTATTGTGAATTATAAGCTCCAAACAGTGGCCCTAACAGAAGAAACAGGTAGTGCCTTTGAAAGTCCTAGGGTAAGTAAGCAGTTTATTCTGTCACAGTCTTCAGTAGTGTATAGATGGAATATTTAGAAGATTTACTTATTTGTAAATAACAAGATTATATCGTGTAAAAGACTTCTGTTTTCAAAATATTACATACTCActgaaaaatacagttaaatgaatgaatagtgTCCCTGATCATGTTTTGTATTATTATCAGTTAACAATATGTAATGTAATTCTCAGCATTACCCAACCCAGCTTGCAGCAGACTACCCAGCAAgaacaatcaaaaataaaaaaataaaaaaaaaatcagagactgtatgttcacatttttaaagtagGAAAGTTGTACTGAGTAAATGCATGGATTGGTAGAGTAATTGATGGACTGCTAAGTAAATGTACTTCACTTTTAGGATCTTATTTCAAAGGCTGTCAGGTTACCTTCCGGTCTTCTTCAGTGGGTCGATACTCTGGTGGTAGTGTGTCATCTCTCTCTCCCATTTTAATAAGCTTCTCTTCAACAATCTTTTTCTCCTGCAACAGTGAGGCAAATCAAAACAGCTGTAGACTTTTTATTCTTAGTGCACAAATATGCAGTTATTTAAACCATGCTGGCTACCTTGACAGCATCTTTAACAGGACCTGGGGCGGGCTGAGGAACAGGTTTGATATCCCCCAAGGTGTCTGACAGAGCATCGAAGGCACTGTCTGCTCCTGTTTTCAGCTGATTGTGCAAAAACCCCAGACAAAAAGATGATTTTGATGTAGCTGCAGATAGTTGTATAAAGAGTATAAGTAGATGAGATACACTTGAGTCTTTACCTGTGGCTTTGTTTGTGTAGGAATACGAGGTTCCGACTTCACTGCCGGTGCAGCGCTGGAGGCAACAAAGTCTCCGGCCAAGGACTTAAGAGCAGTGTCTGCAGAGGCCTGAGGGGGAGACAGAATGCAATCCTATGGTTAAAATCTATAATGCTCAACTAGAAATAAATACTATTGCTTTCAAAGATCTGTACCTGTGCAGAAGGAGCTGAGGAACAGACGACAGGAGCCTGGACAGCAGGAGCGGCTGAAGAACTGAAGTCGCCAGACAAAATATCCAGAGCATCATCAGTATTTATCTTGGGCTGCAGGAGAAgatgaagagagaaaataagCCGTTATTTTAAATAGTAAATGCACATATTCTTTATGGCTTTTTATCCATTAATAAATATCTAACTTTTGTTGCTCACCTCAGGTTTGGGAGCAGGCAGTTTTTTGAGATCTTCCTCTTTAAATCTGTAACCTGGAGGAAGTGTATCCTCCCTCTCTCCTACACGCACACCCTTCTCCTTTTTGACTTTGCCCTCctgaaaaagggggaaaaaagtgaatgACTGGATGGCTGTCCTACATAATTCAGTCGTATTGTATTACTGAGAAGTATAAATATGTCACACATAATAAACCAACACTATATGTTTTTGGGCACCACATACCGAGACAATATCCTCAGGTCTGAGTTTCGGAGACTCTGGCTTTGGTGCATCTGTTGGCAGTGTTTCACTGAGAGCACTGAGAGCATCCAGAGAGATGGAGTCACCCTGAGGAGTGAGAGAAGAGGAACTTCATAGGCCAGTTTTAGACAAGGCATGTTATACAGCTCTGAATGGTAAATGAAAAACTAAAGTCAAAAGAAATTAGAAGACATCTGATTCTTCACAGTTACCTTCTCAATCTTGGGCTTTGTCTGTTGCGCGCTTACGTCAATGGTATCGACCTTGGTGTGTTGCTCCAGGGGACAGACTGTtttctgcagaaacacagagatggaaaaaaggactgaaaaaaaaaagacaaattgtaGAGGACACGATGACAGCCATGgtggcaaaaataaaaacaaaataatgtttatttatttgcttggcAGGGAAATCCACTATGGAAGGAAAAAACAGTTTATAGCTATGCAAGAACCTGCATTCACACCAACAGCTTTACCTCTGGTGGCTTCTTTGATGGAGGAGGGACTGGTGCGTGAACTCCAGAAGCCTTAGATGGAGCCACAAACTCTCCAGAGAGTACGTCAAGAGCTGACAAATCCTCTACTTTTGCCTGAAAAGCAGAGATACGAGTTTGAATCAAAGCAGTGAAAGAATACTGCAGTTTTATATTTTGCAGACTTTTCGTTTTAGAGACACATGCATTTTTTATGTGCAGCAACTAAAATCAGACAGTGTACCTGTGCAGGAGGAGCTGAGGAGCTGACGACGGGAGCCTGGACAGCAGGAGCTGATGAAGAACTGAAGTCTCCAGACAAAATGTCCAGAGCATCATCAGTGTCCATCTTGGGCTGCGGGAGGAGACAGAGTAAAGGTTAAATCAAGTTACTAAATGTTCAACAGTTGTAGATCTAAGTAGATTTCATAAGCTTAACATGCTGAAGTTTAACCCTTAAAGTAAATTTCCTTCAGTCTCACCTCAGGTTCTGGAGGAGGCAGTTTtttgaggtcttcctctttaaACCTGTAACCTGGTGGAAGAGTGTCGTCTCTCTCTCCAACACGTACACCCTTCTCCGCCTTCACTTTGCCCTCCTgtacaaagagaaagagaacaaAATTTAGCATTAAATGgtaaaacaagaagaagaagaaactatcaaaagctgtgaatttAATGCTAAGGTGTAGCTTGACTCTTACAGAGACAATGTCTTTAGGTTTGAGTTTGGACGATTCAGGTTTTGGTGCATCTGCTGGTAATGTGTCGCCTAGAGCACTGAGAGCATCCAGAGACATGGAGCCACCCTGAAGAGAGAACAGGATTGATcaaactattaaaaataaaatgtctgtCTAAAGAATATGAAGTGAAACAAGAATGGGAAGAAgagcaaaaaagaagaaaaacgacTCCACAGATCTTATATCAGACCTTGTCGGTCTGTGGTTTGGTGTCCTTCCCAGCAGCAGGTTTGTGTTCTTGTGCTTTCTTCTCAGTAGAAGGAGCACCGGGCCCAGCCACAGGAGGGGCTGCAGCCGATTCCACTTTCTACACCAGACAACACAgatggcagtaaagaaaaagcccaaaaagcaaataaatctttctgtttctctcagTATATAACCTATGCCATGATGTACACTGTTATTTTACAGATCTTTTAAAAAACGATTGTAATAAGTTCTGCTGTACCTTGGCAGTAGCTGCTGAGAGTCCAGCCTCCACCTTGGCTTTCTTATCAGCGGGAGGAGCGGGAGATTTCTGCAACAACCACAAAACACCATTAAATAGGATACTAGATTTTATACAGCGGTGTCACAGATAGAGCCACAGCGTACCTGTACAGGAGCAGCTGAGGAGCAGACAACAGGAGCCTGGACAGCAGGAGCTGTTGAGGCAGTATTGAAGTCCCCAGACAAAATATCCAGTGCATCATCAGCGTTTATCTTGGGCTGCAAGGAGAGGGGACAGCAGATATGACGTAAAGATAGAGAAGATATATGACATTCTTCAAGTGGTGCTTTAATGAAAAGATTCCTGATATTATCCTCAGAAAGTGTGATATTATGCACATACAAAGAAAGCCATCCAATAAAAtccatacatatatatctacatattttttttttaacttttcaaaTATCAGTATCAACACTGGTCTCAAAAATCCATCATCAGTGGCTCATTGTTAAATGAATTCATTCTGGGCTCACCTCTGGTTTTGAAGGAGGCAGTTTTTTCAGGTCTTCCTTTTTGTACCTGTAATCTGGTGGAAGAGTGTCGTCCCTCTCTCCTACTCGTACACCCTTCTCCTTTGTCACTTTGCCTTCCTGTACAaagaaaaagaggggaaaatgagaCATTGTGAATCTTATGTGTAATTGGAGATTAAAAATGGGTAAAATGCCTTCAGGTATAGATTAGATTTGCTTTGAACTAAAGTGactgcagagctgctgctgtttctgcCCCTACCGATACAATGTCCTCAGGTCTGACTTTGGGGGGTTCAGGTTTTGGTGCATCTTCTGGTAGAGTATCAGACAGAGCACTGAGAGCATCCAGAGACATGGA from the Oreochromis aureus strain Israel breed Guangdong linkage group 5, ZZ_aureus, whole genome shotgun sequence genome contains:
- the cast gene encoding calpastatin isoform X6, with product MAYAAYWSSISQSSQTTPKPAAQVSTGKPAQFETPTSGSGMATKPGAVTTTTGGSSNVATAERAKPHLFMKAKPETNTTLAGATVIDMSFAEASGATREVLKTAPVSQAKVTPTIPPTAGTAAATSVTAPKESPKDTAKSATAATAVKADVPKVDPAKTSKPAAAGTAAAGNVSVQGKKEEAKSAQTKVQAEVPSTAAKGAKQAPPVDAIDELANILPSTDPVARPEPVFTGPEVKERDITSEKGQKCGERDDTLPPDYRFKKTGPSPADAKPVDVPKPLSTDAALDALSAGFSSTGQPGPKKQEQKAHVETISASSAGPANFAPPPVKKAETPAAVPPMAAPPADKKAKMEKVSDDFSLEAGLSASTTKAGSSVAAPADKKAKMDKTTPDVSIKAGLDTKAGTKPKTSEGDSMSLDALSALSDTLPEDAPKPEPPKVRPEDIVSEGKVTKEKGVRVGERDDTLPPDYRYKKEDLKKLPPSKPEPKINADDALDILSGDFNTASTAPAVQAPVVCSSAAPVQKSPAPPADKKAKVEAGLSAATAKKVESAAAPPVAGPGAPSTEKKAQEHKPAAGKDTKPQTDKGGSMSLDALSALGDTLPADAPKPESSKLKPKDIVSEGKVKAEKGVRVGERDDTLPPGYRFKEEDLKKLPPPEPEPKMDTDDALDILSGDFSSSSAPAVQAPVVSSSAPPAQAKVEDLSALDVLSGEFVAPSKASGVHAPVPPPSKKPPEKTVCPLEQHTKVDTIDVSAQQTKPKIEKGDSISLDALSALSETLPTDAPKPESPKLRPEDIVSEGKVKKEKGVRVGEREDTLPPGYRFKEEDLKKLPAPKPEPKINTDDALDILSGDFSSSAAPAVQAPVVCSSAPSAQASADTALKSLAGDFVASSAAPAVKSEPRIPTQTKPQLKTGADSAFDALSDTLGDIKPVPQPAPGPVKDAVKEKKIVEEKLIKMGERDDTLPPEYRPTEEDRKKMEEAKKKAATIPKEKSMDDTTALEMLSSDFSDAPKPDALVTSCAATTKLEPPVLDSAPLKPMAGPVLESLSDTLLPDAVKGKSKTDKPKGKSKSKSKSKKQQAEEPSVPDQLSAQRSADVVPTSTKKGAKS
- the cast gene encoding calpastatin isoform X5 — its product is MAYAAYWSSIHGKADPCTAEVEKSRQTSAFCPTAGSYYGKSQSSQTTPKPAAQVSTGKPAQFETPTSGSGMATKPGAVTTTTGGSSNVATAERAKPHLFMKAKPETAPVSQAKVTPTIPPTAGTAAATSVTAPKESPKDTAKSATAATAVKADVPKVDPAKTSKPAAAGTAAAGNVSVQGKKEEAKSAQTKVQAEVPSTAAKGAKQAPPVDAIDELANILPSTDPVARPEPVFTGPEVKERDITSEKGQKCGERDDTLPPDYRFKKTGPSPADAKPVDVPKPLSTDAALDALSAGFSSTGQPGPKKQEQKAHVETISASSAGPANFAPPPVKKAETPAAVPPMAAPPADKKAKMEKVSDDFSLEAGLSASTTKAGSSVAAPADKKAKMDKTTPDVSIKAGLDTKAGTKPKTSEGDSMSLDALSALSDTLPEDAPKPEPPKVRPEDIVSEGKVTKEKGVRVGERDDTLPPDYRYKKEDLKKLPPSKPEPKINADDALDILSGDFNTASTAPAVQAPVVCSSAAPVQKSPAPPADKKAKVEAGLSAATAKKVESAAAPPVAGPGAPSTEKKAQEHKPAAGKDTKPQTDKGGSMSLDALSALGDTLPADAPKPESSKLKPKDIVSEGKVKAEKGVRVGERDDTLPPGYRFKEEDLKKLPPPEPEPKMDTDDALDILSGDFSSSSAPAVQAPVVSSSAPPAQAKVEDLSALDVLSGEFVAPSKASGVHAPVPPPSKKPPEKTVCPLEQHTKVDTIDVSAQQTKPKIEKGDSISLDALSALSETLPTDAPKPESPKLRPEDIVSEGKVKKEKGVRVGEREDTLPPGYRFKEEDLKKLPAPKPEPKINTDDALDILSGDFSSSAAPAVQAPVVCSSAPSAQASADTALKSLAGDFVASSAAPAVKSEPRIPTQTKPQLKTGADSAFDALSDTLGDIKPVPQPAPGPVKDAVKEKKIVEEKLIKMGERDDTLPPEYRPTEEDRKKMEEAKKKAATIPKEKSMDDTTALEMLSSDFSDAPKPDALVTSCAATTKLEPPVLDSAPLKPMAGPVLESLSDTLLPDAVKGKSKTDKPKGKSKSKSKSKKQQAEEPSVPDQLSAQRSADVVPTSTKKGAKS
- the cast gene encoding calpastatin isoform X8, with product MAYAAYWSSIHGKADPCTAEVEKSRQTSAFCPTAGSYYGKSQSSQTTPKPAAQVSTGKPAQFETPTSGSGMATKPGAVTTTTGGSSNVATAERAKPHLFMKAKPETNTTLAGATVIDMSFAEASGATREVLKTAPVSQAKVTPTIPPTAGTAAATSVTAPKESPKDTAKSATAATAVKADVPKVDPAKTSKPAAAGTAAAGNVSVQGKKEEAKSAQTKVQAEVPSTAAKGAKQGPSPADAKPVDVPKPLSTDAALDALSAGFSSTGQPGPKKQEQKAHVETISASSAGPANFAPPPVKKAETPAAVPPMAAPPADKKAKMEKVSDDFSLEAGLSASTTKAGSSVAAPADKKAKMDKTTPDVSIKAGLDTKAGTKPKTSEGDSMSLDALSALSDTLPEDAPKPEPPKVRPEDIVSEGKVTKEKGVRVGERDDTLPPDYRYKKEDLKKLPPSKPEPKINADDALDILSGDFNTASTAPAVQAPVVCSSAAPVQKSPAPPADKKAKVEAGLSAATAKKVESAAAPPVAGPGAPSTEKKAQEHKPAAGKDTKPQTDKGGSMSLDALSALGDTLPADAPKPESSKLKPKDIVSEGKVKAEKGVRVGERDDTLPPGYRFKEEDLKKLPPPEPEPKMDTDDALDILSGDFSSSSAPAVQAPVVSSSAPPAQAKVEDLSALDVLSGEFVAPSKASGVHAPVPPPSKKPPEKTVCPLEQHTKVDTIDVSAQQTKPKIEKGDSISLDALSALSETLPTDAPKPESPKLRPEDIVSEGKVKKEKGVRVGEREDTLPPGYRFKEEDLKKLPAPKPEPKINTDDALDILSGDFSSSAAPAVQAPVVCSSAPSAQASADTALKSLAGDFVASSAAPAVKSEPRIPTQTKPQLKTGADSAFDALSDTLGDIKPVPQPAPGPVKDAVKEKKIVEEKLIKMGERDDTLPPEYRPTEEDRKKMEEAKKKAATIPKEKSMDDTTALEMLSSDFSDAPKPDALVTSCAATTKLEPPVLDSAPLKPMAGPVLESLSDTLLPDAVKGKSKTDKPKGKSKSKSKSKKQQAEEPSVPDQLSAQRSADVVPTSTKKGAKS
- the cast gene encoding calpastatin isoform X2, which translates into the protein MAYAAYWSSIHGKADPCTAEVEKSRQTSAFCPTAGSYYGKSQSSQTTPKPAAQVSTGKPAQFETPTSGSGMATKPGAVTTTTGGSSNVATAERAKPHLFMKAKPETNTTLAGATVIDMSFAEASGATREVLKTAPVSQAKVTPTIPPTAGTAAATSVTAPKESPKDTAKSATAATAVKADVPKVDPAKTSKPAAAGTAAAGNVSVQGKKEEAKSAQTKVQAEVPSTAAKGAKQAPPVDAIDELANILPSTDPVARPEPVFTGPEVKERDITSEKGQKCGERDDTLPPDYRFKKTGPSPADAKPVDVPKPLSTDAALDALSAGFSSTGQPGPKKQEQKAHVETISASSAGPANFAPPPVKKAETPAAVPPMAAPPADKKAKMEKVSDDFSLEAGLSASTTKAGSSVAAPADKKAKMDKTTPDVSIKAGLDTKAGTKPKTSEGDSMSLDALSALSDTLPEDAPKPEPPKVRPEDIVSEGKVTKEKGVRVGERDDTLPPDYRYKKEDLKKLPPSKPEPKINADDALDILSGDFNTASTAPAVQAPVVCSSAAPVQKSPAPPADKKAKVEAGLSAATAKKVESAAAPPVAGPGAPSTEKKAQEHKPAAGKDTKPQTDKGGSMSLDALSALGDTLPADAPKPESSKLKPKDIVSEGKVKAEKGVRVGERDDTLPPGYRFKEEDLKKLPPPEPEPKMDTDDALDILSGDFSSSSAPAVQAPVVSSSAPPAQAKVEDLSALDVLSGEFVAPSKASGVHAPVPPPSKKPPEKTVCPLEQHTKVDTIDVSAQQTKPKIEKGDSISLDALSALSETLPTDAPKPESPKLRPEDIVSEGKVKKEKGVRVGEREDTLPPGYRFKEEDLKKLPAPKPEPKINTDDALDILSGDFSSSAAPAVQAPVVCSSAPSAQASADTALKSLAGDFVASSAAPAVKSEPRIPTQTKPQLKTGADSAFDALSDTLGDIKPVPQPAPGPVKDAVKEKKIVEEKLIKMGERDDTLPPEYRPTEEDRKKMEEAKKKAATIPKEKSMDDTTALEMLSSDFSDAPKPDALVTSCAATTKLEPPVLDSAPLKPMAGPVLESLSDTLLPDAVKGKSKTDKPKKQQAEEPSVPDQLSAQRSADVVPTSTKKGAKS
- the cast gene encoding calpastatin isoform X1: MAYAAYWSSIHGKADPCTAEVEKSRQTSAFCPTAGSYYGKSQSSQTTPKPAAQVSTGKPAQFETPTSGSGMATKPGAVTTTTGGSSNVATAERAKPHLFMKAKPETNTTLAGATVIDMSFAEASGATREVLKTAPVSQAKVTPTIPPTAGTAAATSVTAPKESPKDTAKSATAATAVKADVPKVDPAKTSKPAAAGTAAAGNVSVQGKKEEAKSAQTKVQAEVPSTAAKGAKQAPPVDAIDELANILPSTDPVARPEPVFTGPEVKERDITSEKGQKCGERDDTLPPDYRFKKTGPSPADAKPVDVPKPLSTDAALDALSAGFSSTGQPGPKKQEQKAHVETISASSAGPANFAPPPVKKAETPAAVPPMAAPPADKKAKMEKVSDDFSLEAGLSASTTKAGSSVAAPADKKAKMDKTTPDVSIKAGLDTKAGTKPKTSEGDSMSLDALSALSDTLPEDAPKPEPPKVRPEDIVSEGKVTKEKGVRVGERDDTLPPDYRYKKEDLKKLPPSKPEPKINADDALDILSGDFNTASTAPAVQAPVVCSSAAPVQKSPAPPADKKAKVEAGLSAATAKKVESAAAPPVAGPGAPSTEKKAQEHKPAAGKDTKPQTDKGGSMSLDALSALGDTLPADAPKPESSKLKPKDIVSEGKVKAEKGVRVGERDDTLPPGYRFKEEDLKKLPPPEPEPKMDTDDALDILSGDFSSSSAPAVQAPVVSSSAPPAQAKVEDLSALDVLSGEFVAPSKASGVHAPVPPPSKKPPEKTVCPLEQHTKVDTIDVSAQQTKPKIEKGDSISLDALSALSETLPTDAPKPESPKLRPEDIVSEGKVKKEKGVRVGEREDTLPPGYRFKEEDLKKLPAPKPEPKINTDDALDILSGDFSSSAAPAVQAPVVCSSAPSAQASADTALKSLAGDFVASSAAPAVKSEPRIPTQTKPQLKTGADSAFDALSDTLGDIKPVPQPAPGPVKDAVKEKKIVEEKLIKMGERDDTLPPEYRPTEEDRKKMEEAKKKAATIPKEKSMDDTTALEMLSSDFSDAPKPDALVTSCAATTKLEPPVLDSAPLKPMAGPVLESLSDTLLPDAVKGKSKTDKPKGKSKSKSKSKKQQAEEPSVPDQLSAQRSADVVPTSTKKGAKS
- the cast gene encoding calpastatin isoform X9; translated protein: MAYAAYWSSIHGKADPCTAEVEKSRQTSAFCPTAGSYYGKSQSSQTTPKPAAQVSTGKPAQFETPTSGSGMATKPGAVTTTTGGSSNVATAERAKPHLFMKAKPESATAATAVKADVPKVDPAKTSKPAAAGTAAAGNVSVQGKKEEAKSAQTKVQAEVPSTAAKGAKQAPPVDAIDELANILPSTDPVARPEPVFTGPEVKERDITSEKGQKCGERDDTLPPDYRFKKTGPSPADAKPVDVPKPLSTDAALDALSAGFSSTGQPGPKKQEQKAHVETISASSAGPANFAPPPVKKAETPAAVPPMAAPPADKKAKMEKVSDDFSLEAGLSASTTKAGSSVAAPADKKAKMDKTTPDVSIKAGLDTKAGTKPKTSEGDSMSLDALSALSDTLPEDAPKPEPPKVRPEDIVSEGKVTKEKGVRVGERDDTLPPDYRYKKEDLKKLPPSKPEPKINADDALDILSGDFNTASTAPAVQAPVVCSSAAPVQKSPAPPADKKAKVEAGLSAATAKKVESAAAPPVAGPGAPSTEKKAQEHKPAAGKDTKPQTDKGGSMSLDALSALGDTLPADAPKPESSKLKPKDIVSEGKVKAEKGVRVGERDDTLPPGYRFKEEDLKKLPPPEPEPKMDTDDALDILSGDFSSSSAPAVQAPVVSSSAPPAQAKVEDLSALDVLSGEFVAPSKASGVHAPVPPPSKKPPEKTVCPLEQHTKVDTIDVSAQQTKPKIEKGDSISLDALSALSETLPTDAPKPESPKLRPEDIVSEGKVKKEKGVRVGEREDTLPPGYRFKEEDLKKLPAPKPEPKINTDDALDILSGDFSSSAAPAVQAPVVCSSAPSAQASADTALKSLAGDFVASSAAPAVKSEPRIPTQTKPQLKTGADSAFDALSDTLGDIKPVPQPAPGPVKDAVKEKKIVEEKLIKMGERDDTLPPEYRPTEEDRKKMEEAKKKAATIPKEKSMDDTTALEMLSSDFSDAPKPDALVTSCAATTKLEPPVLDSAPLKPMAGPVLESLSDTLLPDAVKGKSKTDKPKGKSKSKSKSKKQQAEEPSVPDQLSAQRSADVVPTSTKKGAKS
- the cast gene encoding calpastatin isoform X13 gives rise to the protein MAYAAYWSSIHGKADPCTAEVEKSRQTSAFCPTAGSYYGKSQSSQTTPKPAAQVSTGKPAQFETPTSGSGMATKPGAVTTTTGGSSNVATAERAKPHLFMKAKPEVQAEVPSTAAKGAKQGPSPADAKPVDVPKPLSTDAALDALSAGFSSTGQPGPKKQEQKAHVETISASSAGPANFAPPPVKKAETPAAVPPMAAPPADKKAKMEKVSDDFSLEAGLSASTTKAGSSVAAPADKKAKMDKTTPDVSIKAGLDTKAGTKPKTSEGDSMSLDALSALSDTLPEDAPKPEPPKVRPEDIVSEGKVTKEKGVRVGERDDTLPPDYRYKKEDLKKLPPSKPEPKINADDALDILSGDFNTASTAPAVQAPVVCSSAAPVQKSPAPPADKKAKVEAGLSAATAKKVESAAAPPVAGPGAPSTEKKAQEHKPAAGKDTKPQTDKGGSMSLDALSALGDTLPADAPKPESSKLKPKDIVSEGKVKAEKGVRVGERDDTLPPGYRFKEEDLKKLPPPEPEPKMDTDDALDILSGDFSSSSAPAVQAPVVSSSAPPAQAKVEDLSALDVLSGEFVAPSKASGVHAPVPPPSKKPPEKTVCPLEQHTKVDTIDVSAQQTKPKIEKGDSISLDALSALSETLPTDAPKPESPKLRPEDIVSEGKVKKEKGVRVGEREDTLPPGYRFKEEDLKKLPAPKPEPKINTDDALDILSGDFSSSAAPAVQAPVVCSSAPSAQASADTALKSLAGDFVASSAAPAVKSEPRIPTQTKPQLKTGADSAFDALSDTLGDIKPVPQPAPGPVKDAVKEKKIVEEKLIKMGERDDTLPPEYRPTEEDRKKMEEAKKKAATIPKEKSMDDTTALEMLSSDFSDAPKPDALVTSCAATTKLEPPVLDSAPLKPMAGPVLESLSDTLLPDAVKGKSKTDKPKGKSKSKSKSKKQQAEEPSVPDQLSAQRSADVVPTSTKKGAKS
- the cast gene encoding calpastatin isoform X10; its protein translation is MAYAAYWSSIHGKADPCTAEVEKSRQTSAFCPTAGSYYGKSQSSQTTPKPAAQVSTGKPAQFETPTSGSGMATKPGAVTTTTGGSSNVATAERAKPHLFMKAKPEVQAEVPSTAAKGAKQAPPVDAIDELANILPSTDPVARPEPVFTGPEVKERDITSEKGQKCGERDDTLPPDYRFKKTGPSPADAKPVDVPKPLSTDAALDALSAGFSSTGQPGPKKQEQKAHVETISASSAGPANFAPPPVKKAETPAAVPPMAAPPADKKAKMEKVSDDFSLEAGLSASTTKAGSSVAAPADKKAKMDKTTPDVSIKAGLDTKAGTKPKTSEGDSMSLDALSALSDTLPEDAPKPEPPKVRPEDIVSEGKVTKEKGVRVGERDDTLPPDYRYKKEDLKKLPPSKPEPKINADDALDILSGDFNTASTAPAVQAPVVCSSAAPVQKSPAPPADKKAKVEAGLSAATAKKVESAAAPPVAGPGAPSTEKKAQEHKPAAGKDTKPQTDKGGSMSLDALSALGDTLPADAPKPESSKLKPKDIVSEGKVKAEKGVRVGERDDTLPPGYRFKEEDLKKLPPPEPEPKMDTDDALDILSGDFSSSSAPAVQAPVVSSSAPPAQAKVEDLSALDVLSGEFVAPSKASGVHAPVPPPSKKPPEKTVCPLEQHTKVDTIDVSAQQTKPKIEKGDSISLDALSALSETLPTDAPKPESPKLRPEDIVSEGKVKKEKGVRVGEREDTLPPGYRFKEEDLKKLPAPKPEPKINTDDALDILSGDFSSSAAPAVQAPVVCSSAPSAQASADTALKSLAGDFVASSAAPAVKSEPRIPTQTKPQLKTGADSAFDALSDTLGDIKPVPQPAPGPVKDAVKEKKIVEEKLIKMGERDDTLPPEYRPTEEDRKKMEEAKKKAATIPKEKSMDDTTALEMLSSDFSDAPKPDALVTSCAATTKLEPPVLDSAPLKPMAGPVLESLSDTLLPDAVKGKSKTDKPKGKSKSKSKSKKQQAEEPSVPDQLSAQRSADVVPTSTKKGAKS